The Helicoverpa zea isolate HzStark_Cry1AcR chromosome 23, ilHelZeax1.1, whole genome shotgun sequence sequence tcgcacgacataacagtatttccccactatttaatgtacgctattatacatataaaccttcctctttaatcactctatctattaaaagaatagcgcatgaaaatcggttccgtagttttcacggggacagaaaaagcgacctTGTTATACTAAGTACTATGTAATAATAGTGATTAGCTGTTTTCCCTCactttcacccgcgtctcgtggtaACTAGTGCCCGTATAGGGCTAAAATATAgcctagcttttgcccgcaacttcgttcgcgtggaatagtgactaccagcagatttttgatttgaccaatagatggcgctatatgtccggaatatttttttttttgtaataaaaactatcctatgtcctttctcaagtttcaaactatgtctgtaccaaatttcacacaaatcggttcagtagtttaggcgtgaagaaaagacagacagacagacagacagagttactttcgcatttataatattagtttggatgttactcgggaagggtgtttttaaatcagttcagtagttttggagaatttagggtacaaaacaaacaaaaaaggttgCTTAATATTACTTAGTAGCGAAACAGCGTCAGCGCTTTATTATCAGATTGTGACTGACTATCATTTTGCATGAGAGCaatgagaaaacattttttttttttttgagaatttttATGTTTCCTGAGGACCTTGTTTTGAAAGAAAACGTTATTATCAAAGAGATGAAGAGTGTGTTTAAAGTCGCTAACCtctctttcggtgttagatagtcTATGTATGGGAAAGGCAATATACCTATGCTCGTATTAAATATATCTCAATCTTCATACAAATGATAACAATTGTGTTTACTACATATTATGAAGTATATAATTAAGAGGCATAATGCTAAGTGGTGAAATCTGTAGTGGTCATCATAGTGTAAGTAGGtgcagataaataaataacaatgtctCAATGGGCATAAtggttataagtaggtactcataacaatttttttaaacacttgAAAACGTGATGAATATGCGCTAAAttctaaatgaaaattaaaatttctacTCCGAaacgtgaaaaaaaatgtaagtaagtgaaaaattaatatcacagtaagtaataaacaaacaaaaaaaatgaaaatgaaaaccaCCTTTTAAAAGAATTTCCCTGGAGTACACGTCGCACTTAGTagattgaaataattaattcatttcGTTAAATTAATTCATTCATACAAAAATGCTAAAGTTCAACTGAACTCCATTAACGCAGATCATTtttgaaactaaaaaaatatttttttttatccaaaggtaaataaatagtcCGATGTATTTGTGTTGcctctataacaacaaatactgaaaactagaacaaaTTAATGTTCCGTTTTGCGTGTCCGACTCGCTCttggacagtttttttttttctacttatatTCGATCAAAGATTCATTATTTCCTTCAAGTAAACAAAAGCAAATCGAACTGACCAATTGCTTACAACATGTTGTCGTCCAAAGCACCTACATTATCCTGTCTTAATGGGGATTTCACCTGATTTTAGTGACCTCCCCCCCCCCTCCCATCCCTGTTCATCCCGTAAGTCATCCTACCCACCTTCATCCTGTTTTTGTTATTGGCGGAACAAACACAGGATTTATTGTTACATACCTTGGCTTTTTCTATTTCGCgttgtttctttttaattttatttttagatttatttctgTAAAGGTGGCTTCCTTTTGtcgtttatttttgttggtACTTAATTTATGGAACATTTTCTCAAAAAGGctcgatgtttttattttaatgtgactTTGCTgtaatcgaataaataaattaggttctacgatactttttttattttcccgaTATTTCGGCTGAATTTCGCCGACCGTGGTCATTGGTGGATTGGTACACAGGCGAGGCTGAAACTTCAGGAAATAAACAGGTATCATATGTTGTACAAATTATGAAAGtttaaaaatctatacatataataaatctgtagaaaagtaatttttgtacatttaagaaattgacaaaaaaaatagccagcatgttaaaggataactaacagaacccatttccatcatttttgtcatttttgtctgtttgtctgtttatctgtttgtttgttcgggattcacgtaaaatctacgaattaaatgcagacaatgcttatatacaaaaattctacgtaacttggggtattacttagtttttgtttcatcgaaatcgattcactctatcaaaagatatgattaattttgtgaattcaagatgtaaaatattacgacacgcaatctatttgtcaaaactgtacatttgaatgttgtacttatattagttgatcggcctattattaatctttacacagaaaatcacacctttataagtaacttcggaagaaaaaaaaaataagaaaatattgtttagccaaggttaaagtagctccatctgtggtaaataaaatacatcatcaatttgtcaaaggagcgaggtggtaaatgacaatattaccatacattctttatagggGTCATTGTCATAACCGCGTAAAATTTTGTTACAgacaaaaatctaaaattttaatataaagttgagagcttattcttattttatagtaaagattataattaattatttattaacgtaTACTCATAATTACAGATTGTTTGGGTAACGAAATCATAGCGTGAAATATTCATATTCgtatttaaatcaataaaattgtcgcatacctcgatagatggcgttgtcgtcgaattagatcgcgctatggtttcgttacaagcaaATACGTATGTaagttagaatattatttttttgtgagatCAAAACGCGAGCATTGAAATAGGCAATAtacttgtaaattaataataacagtaTTTAATTGCCATCCCCTCCCAAGTCGACCCTCGGTCTCGTACATGGTCCTTAGGAGTCGGATGTGGTCGGGAGTGTTTCGTGGTGGTTTCCGGTGGTGGTAGAAATTACCACCCTTCGCTTCGTTACTGGGCAGTGGATCGCTGTCCAGAGCATCCCCTTCAGTGGGTACCAGGTGAGAGGTGCCAGGAGCTGGGGGTGGAAGACCGGTTGGCGCAGGGTGCATCCAGTGGAGCGTGGTGCAGCACTACTGGTGGCAGCAGCAACCGGAGGGACGAGGCAAGGGAGGAGAAGAGGTGCAGCTCGTGGCCACGAGAGGGCGCCACTTGTACTGTGGCGCAGACATCACAACGGGGCATCAGCAGTTAGTGTCAGTGAGTGAATCAGTGGATAAATCGTGAGTACAATTATTTCCAATTATTATCAGGAAGATTAGTTGGAAATTTCCAAAAAAGTGAAAGTTTATTGGAAATTAATTTCCATtataaattaacttagtaaatttTTTAGTAGTTTGGACTTGTAATAGTTTTAAGTGAAAAGTGGTTGAGACGGGGAATCCATGCCCGATTTTGGGTTCAGTGAACTTCTGTTTAAAGActtgtaaaattttaaagttataGTTTAGTACTTTGTTGTTCAAATAGTTgtttacgttttattattacataatggAAGCGTTTAGTGATCTGCAAGATGATATTAAAGCCAAAATGTTAAAAGCTAAGGCTAATTTTAAGAAGTCCCCAAAGGAAAGATTAACGACTTCTTATGTGGAAACCAGGCTAGATAATTTAGAACAACAGTGGTCTCTATTTTCAGACActcatactaaaattataagtcAAGTCAAGAGATCAGATTTGTATAGTTCAGACTACCACAAAAATGCAATATATGATGATGTAGAAGAGTTGTACGTAGAATATAAGACTGATTTAAAAGAGatgttatgtaaattaaattcgaaTAAACAAAGTGTTGTTGTATCTGGTCAAAGTTCAGCTACACGTTTcaagttgcctgaaataaaaattcctaTGTTTTCGGGTAATTATACGGAGTGGCAGACATTTAGGGACTTGTTTTTAGGTCTTGTGCACGAAAACAAGGCCCTAGATGATGCCCAAAGGTTTTACTATCTCCGAGGTCATTTGACAGGAGAAGCTGAACAGCTATTGcgaaatattaaaatgtcgtcCGATAGTTATCAAATTGCTTGGGAAAAGTTGGACAGTATGTACAATAATAAACGGTTTTTAGCTAACGGCATCTTGAAACGTTTGTTAAGTCAAAAGAATTTAGTGTCTGAATCGGCTACTGAAATTAAGAAACTTATAAGTACAACGTCAGATTGCTTAGAGTCAATAAAAAATCTAGGTATTGATGTTTCATCCTGGGATATATTGATTAttcatattataagtataaaattaGATAAAGATACTCGAAAGGCCTGGGAGTTGAAGGTAGCCTCAGAGCCATCTGATGATTTACCAACTTTTGTTCAGTTCTCGGAGTTCTTAACAGGTCGATTCAGAGGTCTAGAAAATATAGAAACTAAGTTAAATAATAGTGATAAGAAAGTTACCAAGTCTTTtcacattgttaaaaaaaatgctgatcACACTGCGTCTTGTTTATATTGTTCTGaagatcataaaatatatttatgtaaaaagttcGGTAAAGAAACTAACGATGCCCGTCGTAATTTTGCTCTGGAAAAtaagttgtgttttgtttgccTTCTCAATAACCATTCTGCAAAAGCCTGTAGAAACACTCTTAGATGCCAAGTGTGCAAACGCCGCCACCACACGTTATTACACCCAACAGGTGTTTCGGGGTCTGGTGTTGgggaaattaataataatgctcGCGAGGAAGCCTCATCGTCTGCTGGTAGGTCGGTGAAGgaggatacaaataaaaatagtagtGAAATAACCGTTCAAGCGGAGGGGTCAAGCAAACCGATAGTGTCATGTCTTTCGACAGGAAGAGGTCAGAAAACTGTGCTCTTAACTACGGCTTTGGTTAAAGCTGAGTCGAAAGAAGGGAATTATCAGGTCATTAGGGCTTTGCTAGACCAAGGGTCACAGGGTTCTTTCGTTACGGAGTCCACAGTTCAATATTTAGGATTGAAGAAAAAGCCATCAAGGCACACTGTATTAGGTGTAGGGGGTGAAAAAAGTGTAACGTCTAAGTTCACCGTTGATATTAAGTTGAGGTCAAGAATAGATCCGAATTTCCAGGTAGGGGTTAATGCTTACGTACTGAAGTCGGTCACCGCCCTTCTTCCAGCTACGAGAGTAGCCAGGATAGAATGGATAGATTTGACCGAGGATGATTTGGCTGATCCTGAATACCACAAacctaataaaattgatattttattgggtGCTGAGGTTTACAGTCAAATTATCCAGGAGGgcattaaaagaaatataacTGGAACTCTATTGGCGCAAGATACTAGTTTTGGATGGATACTGTCGGGATCTTGTGAAGTGGATCCTGAGTCAAATGTTCATTCACACATTGCCGTGATGCACTCCAGTGTTCAAGCCGATGACATGTTGAAACGATTTTGGGAGTTGGAAGCTGAACCATCTGGAACAAAGAAGATACTCACGGAGGATGAAattaaatgtgaaaaaatatttacggcTACCACAAAGCGGAATAGCATGGGCAGATACATTGTAAAACTGCCGCTGCGTGATTCTGACCCGGTCAGTAAGGTTGGCGAGTCTAAGTGCATTGCTGAAAAAAGACTGAAGAGTTTAGAGACAAGGTTAAAGAAGAACAGTACATTAAGAGAAGATTATGCTAAGGTTATGCAAGAATATTTAGATTTGAAGCATATGAGAAAGATTACAGAAAAGGAAAAGGATAATAGTAAAGCAATATACTTACCTCATCACGCCGTCATCCGGGAGGATAAGGAAACGACGAAAGTGCGTGTCGTATTTGATGCTTCCTGCAAAGGAACAATGGGAATGTCACTTAATGACAACTTATTAATTGGTCCGACGTTACAAGCTGAACTCCGTCATACGATTATGCGATGGAGAACCCATCCGATATGTCTTGTCAGCGACGTCATCAAAATGTATAGAGCGGTACTGCTTGATAATTCTGATACAATGTATCAACGGATACTCTGGAGAGACGATCCTGGAAAGGAAATAGAAGAATACGAGTTGATGACCGTCACTTTTGGTACCGCATCAGCACCATACTTAGCGGTTCGTACATTACATCAAGTTGCGTATGATGAATGTAAGGATAAGCCGCAGGTGGAGAAGATAATTCTTAATGATTTTTACATGGATGATTTGATGACGGGAGCGGATACTACAGAAGAGGGATACAAAATCTACATAGAGATGAACGAAGTTTTAGCTAAAGGCGGCTTCTACTTGCAAAAATGGAGGAGTAATAGCAAGGCATTATTAGATAAAATCAGGGAGGGTAAGTGTACTACAGATGACGAACTAAAGATAAAAACTGACGAGGTTACAAAAATACTGGGACTTACCTGGAACTCATGTGATGACGTCTTCCAGTATGCCGTAAAACTTCTGACGGTCACTGCACctataacaaaaagaaaaattatcgCCGAAATAGCGCGGTTGTTTGACCCATTAGGGTGGCTAGCGCCTAGTATTGTATtagccaaaatatttattcagaaaTTGTGGTTAGCAGGTTTAGAGTGGGATCAAGAAATTCCTAATAATTTAGTACAGGAATGGTCTACTTACCATCGCAACTTACCTTTCTTGGGCGAGGTTAGAATCCCACGATGGCTGCATATTGTCGCTAACGTAAAGCAGGAACTCCATGGCTTCTCTGATGCTTCCAAAATGGCATATGCAGCTGTCATTTATCTCAGAGTTATAGATGACGAGGGAAAAATTAACATTTCTCTGGTCACGTCGAAAACAAAGGTGGCACCAATTAGACAAGTGTCTATACCAAGGCTCGAACTATGTGGGGCCGTTCTTCTGGCCAAATTAATGGCTGAAGTAGGAGATGTAATGGGTATCCAGAAGTGTGATTGGCATGCGTGGACAGATAGTGAAGTGGTACTGGCTTGGCTCAATAGTCATCCGAGCCGCTGGAAGACGTTTGTAGCCAATCGTGCTTCAGATATTTTAAACATCGTGGATACTTACCACTGGTCACACGTGTCATCTAAAGAAAATCCTGCAGATTGCGCTTCCCGTGGTGTGTGCCCATCTGAATTAAAATCTACGGCTATATGGTGGAATGGTCCGGATCTGTTGCGACAGGAAGTGATTGAATATAAAAGACCGAAGCATCTCGCAACACATTTGGAAGAAGTCAAGGTGCACACGACTGCGTTAGATACAATTACCATCTGGAATAAGTTTTCGAagttgtcaaaattaattagagTCATAGCGTactgcaagcggtttctgaatCTGAGGAAAAATGCAACTAATAAACATAGCACAAAAGAATTAACAAAGCAGGAGCTGGACGATGCTACGAACACTTGCATAAAAAGATGCCAAGAGGATTTTTCGGAAGAATTGAAGGAATCAAAGAATAGTAAGAAAAAGGGTAATCTGAAGTCGTTAAATAGCTTTATTGATTCTGATGGAATTATAAGAGTTGGAGGAAGACTAGACATGTCTCAATTGGATCAGAATCGCGTACACCCAATCCTCTTGCCAAAAGAATCTTTTTTGAGTCAGCTTCTGGTTGCTGACGCTCATGCAAAAACCATGCATGGGGGCCCGCAGCTTATGGTCACATATTTAAGATCCAAGTATTGGATTATCGGGGTTAAATTGCTAGCCAAAAAATATGTGAGGAACTGTGTTACATGCATTAGGTATGCAGCCAAAACTCGAACTCAACTTATGGGGCAACTACCATCAGCACGTGTAAcaccaaataaaccttttttatgTACAGGAGTGGATTATGCAGGACCCATAAATATAAGAGTATCGAAAGGGCGTGGGAACAAATCATATAAGGGTTACATTGCACTCTTTATATGCATGTCTACTCGAGCAGTTCATATAGAAGTAGTTAGCGAGTTGAGTACCAAGGGGTTCTTGGCTGCGTATAAAAGATTTGTAGCTAGGCGTGGTCGCTGCGCCGAGTTGTACAGCGACAACGGTACAAATTTTGTAGGTGCTGCGCGTGAATTACTTGTTTTATACAATGCCGAAAAATCTAATTTTAACGCCGAGTTAGCAGAGTATCTTGCTACAAATGGCACGGAATGGCACTTCATTCCTCCTCATGCACCAAATTTTGGTGGTCTTTGGGAGGCAGGAATAAAGTCCACTAAGTACCACTTAAAGAGGATTATCGGTAACACAACTCTGACGTATGAAGAAATGGCTACGGTGCTGGCCCAGGTTGAAGCGTGCCTCAATTCGAGGCCGTTGTCATATGTTGAGGATGAAGATAAGGTCGATATATTGACCCCAGCTCATTTTCTGATTGGAGAGCCAGCGGTTTTAGTTCCGGACTccaattatgaaaaagcgaatATTAGCAGTTTACAACGCTGGCAGCTCCAACAGCGAATGATGCAGGAGTTCTGGCGACGTTGGTCACATGATTATTTACATCAGTTTTTACAAAGACGCAAGTGGGCTCACCAAATTCCTGAACCATCTGTTGGAACGGTAGTATTAGTCAAGGAGGACGACATGCCTCCCGGAAAATGGTTATTGGGAAGGATTGAGCAGAAGCATTGTGGACCTGACGGAATTGCGCGGGTAGTAACTTTACGCACGAAGGCCTCAATTATTAAAAGACCTGTGTCTAAGTTATGTGTATTGCCAATGGCCAAGTAAAGTCAGATATGTTATAAAGTTTAAGTTTGtgttttaagttaatgtttatgtgatttttgtattgtaagttTAATAGTCTGAAACACTGGTTAGTCTGTCAACGTCTATTTGCCTTTTGTATaccgttttgttattattggtttatatttttaagctattgcatagttGTTTGTGTCATAACATGCCATTGTTGGCATGGTGGGCGGCCAGTAATAAGGACATTTTGCACAatgtccttggtgggcggtatgtttggGTAACGAAATCATAGCGTGAAATATTCATATTCgtatttaaatcaataaaattgtcgcatacctcgatagatggcgttgtcgtcgaattagatcgcgctatggtttcgttacaagcaaATACGTATGTaagttagaatattatttttttgtgagatCAAAACGCGAGCATTGAAATAGGCAATAtacttgtaaattaataataacagtaTTTAATTGCCATCCCCTCCCAAGTCGACCCTCGGTCTCGTACacagatgaaataaaaataaactttctacAACACAATTGTTATAGAAAAGTCAGCCTCGGTGGACTGTTACCGCTCACCCTCTTCATACAAATTCGACCATTTATAAAAACCTTCCAAGTAAACTTCACGTTCGAGTATGTTTTCCTAAATTAGACATTTTAATCACTTCAATAActcaataataaacattatggCTTAAAAATAAGTCACTTTTAGCGTATagtataatgttattaaaagcAACATCTATTTGGTGGacgacatttatttttacaaaatatttgtgataacaataaaatgttgtgAACGGAACGTTATTCTCGAACGCGTCCAATAGTCAGCTGATCGAGCGCAGCGCCATTTTGTCGCCGGCCGAACAAGATCGAAGTTATTGCTCCTCGTTAAAAATCGCAAATTGTTTCAAAGTTGAGTGTGTCTTTTCGGTTCCTTGTGGATTTTGGTAAGTAAAACCTAAGTAATTCATTACTTTACTTTATATGTTAGAATTGTAAGTAATTAATCTATTTTCAATTGCAACTTcaacataacctcaaaatacTGCTTGGTATGAAACAAATTGCCAGAAAAATCCACTCGGTGGACATCTTTTTGGTGGGCCGTGTGTCCACCAAAAAGACGAATGTCTACcgaatggattttttttttttttttgctttgttcGACCGGGTTCTGCATGCGGGCTTTAACAGTAAAACTAGATATTTcactgcataattaaaatattgtcttcGGAAAGCGGTttgatacatacaaatatttactagatacttgtttgtttttttgcaatttggGTTTCTAAATTGGGTGATTAAGCAGGTATAAGCAAACATTTTAATCGCATTTGGATATCATTATCAGGATGAAATCTGATGATTTTTAACATCTGGTGGTTGACTTCAATGTGAGATATTCGTGTTTTGCTTTATCAATAAATCTTTCTTTTTGCTTTGCTCAAGCTCGTTCTCTTTTATACACAGGCAATGGTTAGAACTAGAAATAAATTGagtgaagaagaaaagaaaaagaaacgaCGCGAGCAAAAGAAGTTAAGTATGAGGAGAGCAAgagaaaaaatgaagaaagaccCAGTAGCGTTAGAAGAAAAGCGGAAGAAAGATAGAGAGTACTACTATAGGAAAAAATCGCAAGGGGAAATTAAGACAATAAATGATTTATCAGAGAGACAGCAGAGACAATTAAGAAACAAATGGAGAAAGGATGCAAAATTACGTAGAGACAGACTGAAGTTACAAAGAGAAACGGCACGATTCACAGATGAAACCCCTCCAACAAGTTCAGCTAATTCATTGACATCAAAATCAACTTCCCGGGCTGCAGCAGGCCGGGCTGTAGCTGCGAAAAATAAACGTCGACTTAAATTAGAAAATCTCATGCTAAAATCTAAACTGAAGATTGTAGAAAACAAGCTGTCTAAGTACAAAATGCGCTTAAGTAGATTACAGAACaagaagaaaaacaaagaaagaaaaaataaaacgaaggTAGTGAAAGAAGATTTGAGTGACGCAGTTCAAAGATTTTTACTGAGTGACGAATCAAGTCGTACCACAGCTGGAAAAAAAGAAACTATTACCAGATTTAAACAGAAGAAACAGATCCGGTTCCTCAATGATTCTCTTCTCAATCTGCACAAAAAATTTGTGACTCAGATGAATTTACATACGTCGTATAAAACTTTTTGCCGATATAGGCCGTTTTGGGTCTTGAATCCAAAAGTTACAGCACGTGAGACTTGTTTGTGTGCAACACATACCAACATGGAGTtgataataaaatcattaaaaaatgcCCGTATGATCAATGAAAACTCTGCAATGGCAGTGTGTAAATCCATTTGTTGTGAAGACATGAAAGAAAACTGTCTGGAACGAAAATGTTTGATATGTAGACACAAAAAGATAACATTCAATCAATTTACACCAACagatacaataaaatatgagAGATGGGTCACAAAAAAAGTTATGCAAACGATTAAAGGTCACGAAAAACTTTGCCAGAAGACTATCAAAGAAACAGTGAATACGTCCAAAAGACAACTGATGAACCACTTGTTGGACAATATAGAACGTTTCATGAAGCATACTTGCAATATGTTACATCAGTTTCGtgtcatcaaaaatattaaaataaatatgtcagcATGCGAAGGCTTGTTGCATATTGACTTCTCGGAAAATTACAATTGCAAGTATTCTTCAGAAATACAATCGGCCCATTTTGGTGGATCTAAAGACCAGATTTCATTACACACTGGAGTATTCTATTATGCTGACGAAAATACTGAGGAGAAACGCATCGTTACAAAGTCTTTTTGTACGGTTAGCGAATATTTGAATCATAGCCCTACATATATTTGTGCTCACTTAAAACCAATTATTGCAATGATAAAAACATTAGTGCCTAATTTAAAACGTCTC is a genomic window containing:
- the LOC124641740 gene encoding uncharacterized protein LOC124641740, producing the protein MEAFSDLQDDIKAKMLKAKANFKKSPKERLTTSYVETRLDNLEQQWSLFSDTHTKIISQVKRSDLYSSDYHKNAIYDDVEELYVEYKTDLKEMLCKLNSNKQSVVVSGQSSATRFKLPEIKIPMFSGNYTEWQTFRDLFLGLVHENKALDDAQRFYYLRGHLTGEAEQLLRNIKMSSDSYQIAWEKLDSMYNNKRFLANGILKRLLSQKNLVSESATEIKKLISTTSDCLESIKNLGIDVSSWDILIIHIISIKLDKDTRKAWELKVASEPSDDLPTFVQFSEFLTGRFRGLENIETKLNNSDKKVTKSFHIVKKNADHTASCLYCSEDHKIYLCKKFGKETNDARRNFALENKLCFVCLLNNHSAKACRNTLRCQVCKRRHHTLLHPTGVSGSGVGEINNNAREEASSSAGRSVKEDTNKNSSEITVQAEGSSKPIVSCLSTGRGQKTVLLTTALVKAESKEGNYQVIRALLDQGSQGSFVTESTVQYLGLKKKPSRHTVLGVGGEKSVTSKFTVDIKLRSRIDPNFQVGVNAYVLKSVTALLPATRVARIEWIDLTEDDLADPEYHKPNKIDILLGAEVYSQIIQEGIKRNITGTLLAQDTSFGWILSGSCEVDPESNVHSHIAVMHSSVQADDMLKRFWELEAEPSGTKKILTEDEIKCEKIFTATTKRNSMGRYIVKLPLRDSDPVSKVGESKCIAEKRLKSLETRLKKNSTLREDYAKVMQEYLDLKHMRKITEKEKDNSKAIYLPHHAVIREDKETTKVRVVFDASCKGTMGMSLNDNLLIGPTLQAELRHTIMRWRTHPICLVSDVIKMYRAVLLDNSDTMYQRILWRDDPGKEIEEYELMTVTFGTASAPYLAVRTLHQVAYDECKDKPQVEKIILNDFYMDDLMTGADTTEEGYKIYIEMNEVLAKGGFYLQKWRSNSKALLDKIREGKCTTDDELKIKTDEVTKILGLTWNSCDDVFQYAVKLLTVTAPITKRKIIAEIARLFDPLGWLAPSIVLAKIFIQKLWLAGLEWDQEIPNNLVQEWSTYHRNLPFLGEVRIPRWLHIVANVKQELHGFSDASKMAYAAVIYLRVIDDEGKINISLVTSKTKVAPIRQVSIPRLELCGAVLLAKLMAEVGDVMGIQKCDWHAWTDSEVVLAWLNSHPSRWKTFVANRASDILNIVDTYHWSHVSSKENPADCASRGVCPSELKSTAIWWNGPDLLRQEVIEYKRPKHLATHLEEVKVHTTALDTITIWNKFSKLSKLIRVIAYCKRFLNLRKNATNKHSTKELTKQELDDATNTCIKRCQEDFSEELKESKNSKKKGNLKSLNSFIDSDGIIRVGGRLDMSQLDQNRVHPILLPKESFLSQLLVADAHAKTMHGGPQLMVTYLRSKYWIIGVKLLAKKYVRNCVTCIRYAAKTRTQLMGQLPSARVTPNKPFLCTGVDYAGPINIRVSKGRGNKSYKGYIALFICMSTRAVHIEVVSELSTKGFLAAYKRFVARRGRCAELYSDNGTNFVGAARELLVLYNAEKSNFNAELAEYLATNGTEWHFIPPHAPNFGGLWEAGIKSTKYHLKRIIGNTTLTYEEMATVLAQVEACLNSRPLSYVEDEDKVDILTPAHFLIGEPAVLVPDSNYEKANISSLQRWQLQQRMMQEFWRRWSHDYLHQFLQRRKWAHQIPEPSVGTVVLVKEDDMPPGKWLLGRIEQKHCGPDGIARVVTLRTKASIIKRPVSKLCVLPMAK
- the LOC124641741 gene encoding uncharacterized protein LOC124641741 translates to MVRTRNKLSEEEKKKKRREQKKLSMRRAREKMKKDPVALEEKRKKDREYYYRKKSQGEIKTINDLSERQQRQLRNKWRKDAKLRRDRLKLQRETARFTDETPPTSSANSLTSKSTSRAAAGRAVAAKNKRRLKLENLMLKSKLKIVENKLSKYKMRLSRLQNKKKNKERKNKTKVVKEDLSDAVQRFLLSDESSRTTAGKKETITRFKQKKQIRFLNDSLLNLHKKFVTQMNLHTSYKTFCRYRPFWVLNPKVTARETCLCATHTNMELIIKSLKNARMINENSAMAVCKSICCEDMKENCLERKCLICRHKKITFNQFTPTDTIKYERWVTKKVMQTIKGHEKLCQKTIKETVNTSKRQLMNHLLDNIERFMKHTCNMLHQFRVIKNIKINMSACEGLLHIDFSENYNCKYSSEIQSAHFGGSKDQISLHTGVFYYADENTEEKRIVTKSFCTVSEYLNHSPTYICAHLKPIIAMIKTLVPNLKRLHVLSDGPSTQYKNKTMFHLIAAYLAEETQANNIMWHFSESGHGKGAPDGVGGCLKRTADKHVAKENDISNIDEFIKCVHESCKGIEVIKIDDTTAKEIEVKIKNCTIRPFRGTMQVHQVTWDKIDPKMLQFRRLSCITCNPGASCSHYDLGCISLDLPPQNLHIEIPALASSRSTPVQSCPSPFSNLHSPLMSPNWTPIVQQLCLSIDGKKNCSSIVDETESNDPEKSTSSKILRGLKSRKRIRFADVYSDSSCSPPVSRPETPAEVHQKRSQRFWSSSEEDDIFF